In a genomic window of Novosphingobium sp. KA1:
- a CDS encoding TraU family protein: MLAATALGLLSASILPGTANASKCEAGTVFNPITKVRWTCIFPITIGGVRVGSYDKLDKALDAQSTSKPLCACRKGLEVTLGIKVSYWSPNRMVDVVTEPGCMMALGADIMPTGGKLQGSQTSIADGTQTRKMFAQMHYYISPVWAMLDMFTDLACIENDGFDVALMTEVLPTWQSATLGAIIQPEAVLFGNPAAGLACMADSAAAAAGKVIDPLFWCMGSWGATYPIAGDIHFDDSVEAWAGLAARGTFMMGRLGALTVSSADGCSFIPQPIWTKSRYKLQIMEPVKGGKCVNIGRPGALWSSAKHAPGKDNAQFMLFEKVICCAGISAL, translated from the coding sequence CTGCTTGCTGCCACCGCTCTCGGACTACTGAGCGCGTCAATACTTCCCGGCACGGCAAATGCCTCCAAGTGCGAAGCCGGCACGGTCTTCAACCCGATCACCAAAGTACGCTGGACCTGCATCTTTCCGATCACCATCGGCGGCGTGCGGGTCGGCAGCTACGACAAGCTCGACAAGGCGCTCGACGCCCAGTCGACCTCCAAGCCGCTTTGCGCCTGCCGCAAGGGCCTCGAGGTCACACTCGGGATCAAGGTTTCGTACTGGTCACCCAACCGGATGGTCGATGTCGTGACTGAACCGGGCTGCATGATGGCGCTCGGCGCCGACATCATGCCGACCGGCGGCAAGCTCCAGGGCAGCCAGACCTCGATCGCCGACGGCACGCAGACGCGCAAGATGTTCGCGCAGATGCACTATTACATCTCGCCGGTCTGGGCGATGCTCGACATGTTCACCGACCTGGCGTGCATCGAAAACGACGGTTTCGATGTCGCATTGATGACCGAGGTCCTGCCCACATGGCAGTCGGCAACGCTCGGCGCGATCATCCAGCCCGAGGCGGTGCTGTTCGGCAATCCGGCGGCGGGCCTTGCCTGCATGGCCGACAGCGCCGCAGCCGCGGCCGGCAAGGTCATCGATCCGCTGTTCTGGTGCATGGGTTCGTGGGGCGCGACCTATCCGATCGCCGGCGACATCCATTTCGACGACAGCGTCGAGGCGTGGGCCGGGCTTGCTGCGCGGGGAACCTTCATGATGGGCCGCCTCGGTGCGCTGACGGTGAGTTCCGCCGACGGCTGCTCGTTCATCCCGCAGCCGATCTGGACCAAGTCGCGCTACAAGCTCCAGATCATGGAGCCAGTCAAGGGCGGCAAGTGCGTCAACATTGGCAGGCCCGGCGCGCTCTGGAGCTCTGCCAAGCACGCGCCGGGCAAGGACAACGCCCAGTTCATGCTCTTCGAAAAGGTGATCTGCTGCGCCGGGATCTCGGCGCTATGA
- a CDS encoding TraC family protein — protein MSAAASSALTYSRLRSSVTRDSFSQFLPLLAWDKEGEAFLCIDDTWGHAWEIEPAAYMFAHVQAALQGLFNIHFPDGTVLQLHTFADPLIDDALDAFLDLKLRADPLIQASAMRTHAYLSAGRHGLKALHGIPVRNFRTLLSIKTRRPLGEDLRRQVEEQLSKLGIRRLAPEETVSFYRRIFNGVAAAAPGVFADGSEVGAPPIARQIIDAGPDLVFEGPEVFLGNQVARCLTPKAPARRITAERANRLMGGMRGASEDSDQIGGPFLYTLNVLFDHSQFEIHKRAQILSAQKAAGSFAIEVGKQIEEIGWILDEASNSRFVRVIPTLWVFGRDRAQARELAARAKRLWESEPLPFAMQEESYLNPAMLVMSLPFGLYPDRTTLRLLERDFRMPAKAAVLMAPVQTDFRGGGRPALLYTGRKGQLVTLDLFDPRINNYNFVVSAESGAGKSFLLNNLCQQYYACGALIRIIDIGGSYRKLCTLCSGRYIDIGEERLVLNPFDMGLALDGDDKQSAITMAVAIVAEMANASTRKGVTTSEWNLLKSAVQWTIDTGRAERGIDAVREWLGTYPERVRSDLDSVSHLEPIARELAFNLRDFGSDGAYGHYFNGASTLDIRSDEFVVLELERLKAMPDLFNVIVMVVVNALTQELYLSARDRPRFVLCDEAAQFMTRTDGQDLSRLAEAFGQGYRRARKYRGSFGIVLQSMNDLMLFGGTGQVILENAATRFLLQGSTYDRAVENKILDYSGFVLDLLKSVRNSKPNYSEVFIDSPLGLGIARLVVDPFSYWINTSAPEDVAAFDALIRQGHSPIDAVCLLAGVDPAEVLGGARP, from the coding sequence ATGAGCGCGGCGGCATCTTCTGCCCTCACGTACTCCCGGCTGCGCAGCTCAGTGACGCGGGACAGTTTCTCTCAGTTCTTGCCGCTGCTCGCCTGGGACAAGGAAGGCGAGGCGTTCCTCTGCATTGACGACACCTGGGGGCACGCCTGGGAAATCGAGCCCGCGGCTTACATGTTCGCCCACGTCCAGGCCGCTCTGCAGGGACTGTTCAACATCCACTTTCCCGATGGGACAGTGCTCCAGCTTCATACTTTCGCCGACCCCCTGATCGACGATGCGCTCGACGCCTTTCTCGATCTGAAGCTCAGGGCCGATCCCCTGATCCAGGCCTCGGCCATGCGCACGCACGCCTATCTCAGCGCAGGGCGGCATGGCCTCAAAGCCCTGCACGGCATTCCGGTCCGCAATTTCCGCACGCTGCTCTCGATCAAGACCCGCCGGCCGCTCGGCGAAGACCTGCGCCGCCAGGTCGAGGAGCAGCTCTCGAAACTCGGCATTCGCCGGCTTGCGCCGGAAGAAACGGTGTCTTTCTACCGGCGCATCTTCAACGGCGTTGCCGCGGCAGCCCCCGGGGTCTTCGCCGACGGCAGCGAGGTCGGCGCGCCGCCGATCGCCCGCCAGATCATCGACGCCGGTCCCGATCTTGTGTTCGAAGGGCCCGAAGTATTCCTCGGCAATCAGGTCGCCCGGTGCCTGACGCCCAAGGCGCCTGCCCGGCGGATCACGGCAGAGCGCGCCAATCGCCTGATGGGTGGCATGCGCGGCGCTTCGGAAGACAGCGACCAGATCGGCGGCCCGTTCCTCTACACGCTCAATGTCCTGTTCGATCACTCGCAGTTCGAGATCCACAAGCGCGCGCAAATCCTCTCGGCCCAAAAGGCGGCAGGAAGCTTTGCGATCGAGGTCGGCAAGCAGATCGAGGAAATCGGCTGGATTCTCGACGAGGCCAGCAACTCGCGTTTCGTGCGGGTCATCCCGACGCTCTGGGTGTTCGGCCGCGACCGCGCCCAGGCACGAGAGCTGGCAGCGCGCGCCAAGCGTCTCTGGGAAAGCGAGCCGCTGCCCTTCGCGATGCAGGAGGAAAGCTACCTCAATCCGGCGATGCTGGTGATGAGCCTGCCCTTCGGGCTCTATCCCGACCGTACGACCCTGCGCCTCCTCGAACGCGATTTTCGCATGCCCGCGAAAGCTGCGGTGCTGATGGCGCCTGTCCAGACCGACTTTCGTGGCGGCGGCCGGCCGGCGCTGCTCTATACCGGACGCAAGGGCCAGCTCGTCACGCTCGATCTCTTCGACCCCAGGATCAACAACTACAACTTCGTGGTCTCAGCCGAGAGCGGGGCCGGCAAGAGCTTCCTCCTCAACAACCTGTGCCAGCAATACTACGCCTGCGGTGCGCTGATCCGGATCATCGATATCGGCGGAAGCTACCGCAAGCTCTGCACGCTGTGCTCGGGCCGCTACATCGACATCGGCGAAGAACGGCTGGTGCTCAATCCATTCGACATGGGTCTCGCGCTCGACGGCGACGACAAGCAGTCGGCGATCACCATGGCGGTCGCGATCGTTGCCGAAATGGCCAATGCCTCGACCCGCAAGGGTGTCACGACCTCGGAGTGGAACCTGCTCAAGTCCGCTGTCCAGTGGACGATCGACACCGGGCGAGCGGAGCGCGGGATCGACGCGGTGCGCGAGTGGCTCGGCACCTATCCCGAGCGTGTACGCAGCGACCTTGACAGCGTCTCGCATCTCGAACCCATAGCTCGCGAACTGGCCTTCAACTTGCGCGATTTCGGGTCGGACGGCGCCTATGGCCACTATTTCAACGGCGCCTCGACCCTCGACATTCGCTCGGACGAATTCGTCGTGCTCGAGCTCGAGCGCCTGAAGGCCATGCCGGACCTGTTCAACGTCATCGTCATGGTGGTGGTGAACGCGCTGACGCAGGAACTCTATCTTTCCGCGCGTGATCGGCCCCGCTTCGTGCTTTGCGACGAAGCCGCGCAGTTCATGACGCGCACGGATGGACAGGATCTCTCCCGCCTCGCCGAAGCGTTCGGACAGGGTTACCGGCGCGCGCGAAAGTACCGCGGCTCGTTCGGCATCGTCCTCCAGTCGATGAACGATCTTATGCTGTTCGGCGGGACCGGGCAGGTGATCCTCGAGAACGCGGCAACGCGCTTCCTGCTTCAGGGCTCGACCTACGACCGGGCCGTCGAAAACAAGATCCTCGACTATTCGGGTTTCGTTCTCGACCTCCTGAAATCGGTCCGCAATTCCAAGCCCAACTACTCGGAAGTCTTCATCGATTCCCCGCTGGGCCTCGGCATCGCGCGGTTAGTGGTCGATCCATTCTCCTACTGGATCAACACCTCGGCGCCCGAGGACGTAGCGGCATTCGATGCGCTGATCCGCCAGGGCCATTCCCCGATCGATGCCGTGTGCCTGCTGGCCGGCGTCGATCCGGCCGAAGTGCTCGGGGGAGCAAGGCCATGA
- a CDS encoding type IV conjugative transfer system protein TraL translates to MDERLPQYLHRPVQILWFDSQEFIVVMATIFVAVVVGGIIGWLLVGALLFFLPWKRSKPRGFISHLAWRWGLARLRRYPGPTQTRFFE, encoded by the coding sequence TTGGACGAACGTCTGCCCCAGTACCTGCACCGCCCGGTCCAGATCCTCTGGTTCGACAGTCAGGAGTTCATCGTCGTCATGGCCACGATCTTCGTAGCGGTCGTTGTCGGCGGGATCATCGGGTGGCTGCTCGTCGGCGCTCTTCTCTTCTTCCTTCCGTGGAAGCGATCGAAGCCGCGCGGCTTCATTTCGCATCTCGCCTGGCGCTGGGGGCTGGCGCGGCTGCGCCGGTACCCCGGCCCGACCCAGACCCGCTTCTTCGAGTAG
- a CDS encoding TraV family lipoprotein, with protein sequence MVLVTTLPVRCTSRLITVTLAVALLPGCAAVGSMMSPYPEKFSCKNDDHGQCIHPERAYEDAVAGTASKSDPAVSTRPAAKAAFQMPSLTATRSRGNQPAAYEGYRDSVYRELKGLIDEPVTPMLKPARTVRTLILPYADQTRPDRLYMPRYVYSILDRPSWVVGGTLVRSPGNAERAPVLEQVKDLPDGLEPANDHAPNTAGETHP encoded by the coding sequence ATGGTCCTTGTTACGACCTTGCCCGTCCGGTGCACCTCTCGCCTCATCACCGTCACACTCGCCGTCGCCCTATTGCCCGGCTGCGCGGCCGTGGGCTCGATGATGTCGCCCTACCCCGAGAAATTCTCCTGCAAGAACGACGATCACGGGCAATGCATCCACCCGGAGCGGGCATACGAGGATGCGGTCGCCGGCACGGCCTCCAAATCGGACCCCGCCGTCAGCACGAGGCCGGCCGCCAAAGCGGCCTTCCAAATGCCCTCCCTCACGGCGACAAGATCGCGCGGCAATCAACCTGCAGCCTACGAGGGCTACCGCGACAGCGTCTACCGGGAGCTCAAAGGCCTCATCGATGAACCGGTAACGCCCATGCTGAAGCCGGCACGGACCGTCCGCACGCTGATCCTGCCCTATGCCGACCAGACCCGCCCTGACCGCCTCTATATGCCGCGCTATGTCTATTCGATCCTCGATCGCCCGTCCTGGGTCGTCGGCGGCACTCTGGTGCGCAGCCCCGGCAATGCCGAGCGCGCGCCGGTGTTGGAGCAGGTCAAGGACCTACCGGACGGCTTGGAACCGGCAAATGATCACGCCCCCAATACGGCGGGGGAGACGCACCCATGA
- a CDS encoding S26 family signal peptidase, whose amino-acid sequence MNMPASAARRRCAMHSPCSPSADALRRQSARLRNILVALPRAAAGALAGDENDKATCRRLCLALLVACPAALVAGIIMPRLAIVMSPSIEAWVVTESPGKIARGDYVRFTLRHPIAGPAPVQVTKHALCLPGDRLETREHPSLLSRTELDGWYFCNGELLGVSMSRAHNGMRLDHLHWSGIVPPGMVYVGSRHPRGFDSRYFGLVPITKLTRMERVL is encoded by the coding sequence ATGAATATGCCCGCCTCGGCGGCAAGGAGGAGGTGCGCGATGCACAGTCCCTGCTCACCGTCCGCTGATGCGCTCCGGCGCCAGTCAGCGCGTTTGCGAAATATCCTCGTCGCGCTGCCGCGCGCCGCCGCAGGCGCGCTCGCAGGCGACGAGAACGACAAAGCAACCTGCCGCCGTCTGTGCCTCGCGCTGCTGGTCGCCTGCCCGGCCGCGCTCGTCGCCGGCATAATCATGCCTCGCCTCGCGATCGTCATGTCGCCGTCGATCGAGGCCTGGGTGGTTACCGAAAGCCCCGGCAAGATTGCCCGCGGCGATTATGTCCGTTTCACGCTCAGGCATCCCATCGCCGGCCCGGCGCCCGTGCAAGTGACCAAGCATGCACTTTGCCTGCCAGGCGACCGGCTTGAGACCCGGGAACACCCGTCGCTGCTTTCGCGGACCGAGCTCGACGGCTGGTATTTCTGCAACGGCGAGCTTCTCGGTGTCAGCATGTCGAGAGCCCATAACGGCATGCGCCTCGATCACTTGCATTGGAGCGGGATCGTGCCGCCGGGCATGGTCTATGTGGGATCGCGCCATCCGCGCGGGTTCGACAGCCGCTACTTCGGCCTCGTGCCGATCACCAAGCTCACGCGCATGGAGCGAGTGCTGTGA
- a CDS encoding type-F conjugative transfer system pilin assembly protein TrbC, giving the protein MIAQPARQAIGDEGSEAMERLRNALQNAKNEASSAPVSIRPPAPAPAEKRRAFEGLKRRSANPAMEVRARAANELAQKGLAAERERQARLLRQTLGLEPSEEQGLAKAGATPSTPKSWTPLLFASSSMPMPVLRSYAAQLERVHGVIAFRGLPGGMKKIAPFAKLSAEMLRIDPGCEGPACAMRDVQIVVDPIVFRQYAVSRVPALAMVPGDPTQPYCERGDEAAATPNKGARPNTHVVYGDSALAGLLDEYARLGGKEEVRDAQSLLTVR; this is encoded by the coding sequence GTGATCGCACAGCCTGCAAGACAGGCGATCGGCGATGAGGGCAGCGAGGCGATGGAGCGCCTCAGGAATGCTCTGCAGAACGCCAAGAACGAGGCGAGTAGTGCACCCGTTTCAATACGGCCGCCAGCACCAGCACCGGCCGAGAAACGCCGTGCCTTCGAAGGATTGAAGCGCCGCAGCGCCAATCCGGCAATGGAGGTGCGTGCCCGCGCGGCCAATGAGTTGGCACAGAAGGGACTTGCGGCAGAGCGCGAGCGCCAGGCAAGACTGCTGCGCCAGACACTCGGGCTCGAACCCTCCGAGGAGCAAGGCCTCGCCAAGGCCGGTGCGACACCGAGCACGCCGAAAAGCTGGACGCCCCTGCTGTTCGCCTCGTCCTCCATGCCGATGCCGGTGCTGCGCAGCTATGCCGCACAGCTCGAGCGCGTCCACGGTGTGATCGCCTTCCGCGGCCTGCCCGGCGGCATGAAAAAGATCGCGCCATTCGCAAAGCTCAGCGCTGAAATGCTCCGCATCGATCCAGGCTGCGAGGGGCCGGCCTGCGCCATGCGAGATGTCCAGATCGTGGTCGACCCCATCGTGTTTCGCCAATACGCCGTCTCGCGCGTGCCGGCGCTTGCCATGGTGCCGGGCGATCCGACCCAGCCCTACTGCGAACGCGGTGACGAGGCGGCCGCTACTCCCAACAAAGGTGCCCGTCCAAATACTCACGTCGTCTACGGCGACAGCGCGCTCGCAGGCCTGCTCGATGAATATGCCCGCCTCGGCGGCAAGGAGGAGGTGCGCGATGCACAGTCCCTGCTCACCGTCCGCTGA
- a CDS encoding TraB/VirB10 family protein gives MIPGEKDLKDSSQARDPRGARETTHQTAHHPSHQGGALDRLAAQSRDRWNSLTSDQRLRVKQASVLSGIALLGAGLYAASSGSDTAPQKPPEASKLDMGAGLRGDSLEVKLRGDLQKILDGQTLLGDRVSAIEEGKVVPGSLANGKTGGGNAASGHLAGSGDDLPPAIPVDIPDYPPAPPEAQAEMGKIPPPPAIPGGAASAPPAPPSERQIGGIGTATTALAPEGGAAGAARSKKPNRTIYLPPGFMKARLLTGIDALASRDATTNPEPIIARVQAPAVLPNEVKTNLSGCFVIGNATGSLAKERVEVQLVSLSCVDFDEHAVVDQPIKGFFVDADGKKGLSGRVVTRAGATLARSFIAGTIAGISQSVESSFGNLSTSALGSVRTLDAGDAVKSGIAGGLSKSSDKLTDFYLDLARQAGPVVEVGAAKDVVVVIQEGLALEIKPSTGPKL, from the coding sequence ATGATCCCGGGTGAAAAGGATCTCAAAGACTCCAGCCAGGCCCGCGATCCACGCGGTGCCCGTGAGACAACCCATCAGACGGCACATCATCCCTCGCACCAAGGTGGCGCGCTGGACCGCCTGGCGGCGCAAAGCAGAGACCGCTGGAACAGCCTCACCTCCGACCAGCGCCTGCGCGTCAAACAGGCGAGCGTCCTTTCCGGCATCGCGCTGCTTGGCGCCGGCCTCTATGCCGCGAGTTCCGGCAGCGACACCGCTCCGCAAAAGCCGCCCGAGGCCTCCAAACTCGACATGGGCGCCGGCCTTCGCGGCGACAGCCTCGAGGTCAAGCTTCGGGGCGACCTCCAGAAGATCCTCGACGGCCAGACGCTGCTTGGCGACAGGGTCTCGGCGATCGAAGAAGGCAAGGTCGTTCCGGGATCGCTTGCCAACGGCAAGACCGGAGGCGGCAATGCCGCAAGCGGCCACTTGGCCGGTAGCGGCGATGATCTCCCGCCGGCGATCCCGGTCGACATCCCCGACTATCCACCGGCTCCGCCCGAGGCCCAGGCGGAAATGGGCAAGATCCCCCCGCCGCCGGCTATCCCCGGCGGAGCGGCAAGTGCACCGCCGGCCCCGCCGAGCGAACGGCAGATCGGCGGGATCGGGACTGCCACGACGGCACTTGCCCCGGAAGGAGGCGCGGCCGGCGCGGCGCGCTCAAAAAAGCCCAACCGGACGATCTATTTGCCGCCTGGTTTCATGAAGGCGCGGCTGCTGACGGGGATCGATGCCCTGGCGAGCCGGGATGCGACGACCAACCCTGAACCGATCATCGCCCGCGTCCAGGCGCCGGCCGTGCTTCCCAACGAGGTCAAAACCAACCTCTCGGGCTGCTTTGTCATCGGCAATGCAACGGGAAGCCTGGCGAAGGAGCGCGTCGAAGTCCAACTCGTCTCGCTATCTTGTGTCGACTTCGACGAGCATGCCGTCGTCGATCAGCCCATCAAGGGTTTCTTCGTCGATGCCGACGGCAAGAAGGGCCTTTCGGGCCGGGTGGTGACGCGCGCCGGCGCCACGCTTGCCCGTTCCTTCATCGCCGGGACCATCGCGGGGATTTCGCAATCGGTCGAAAGCTCGTTCGGCAATCTCTCGACCTCAGCGCTTGGCAGCGTGCGCACGCTCGATGCCGGCGATGCGGTCAAGTCGGGCATTGCCGGCGGCCTCTCGAAATCATCGGACAAGCTCACCGATTTCTATCTCGACCTCGCCCGGCAGGCAGGCCCTGTCGTCGAGGTCGGTGCTGCCAAGGACGTCGTGGTGGTCATCCAGGAAGGCCTCGCCCTCGAGATCAAACCTTCGACCGGACCGAAACTGTGA
- a CDS encoding type-F conjugative transfer system secretin TraK translates to MPMSDRAARLAALLAAASSSATATAQTISAFPEQTSHIRLSNHDVNHLVCAGGEIEDVRYSAEKGLAVERGGSDAWIKFLVLETEDMGLKTRTYVTAPSEFFVTCNGAVYPLYAEPSDIPAQTVNLLPGQVQRARTNDALLAPLVEEERAVGITLAVLQDRVPASFSEVAPAREAISLADVPDISITERRRFEVEGAGLSISEYRVSPIRTQRAVTVPFPPIILDERAFLSTQFGADIFAVTLDRLNLAPGDAARLVVVRRSQQP, encoded by the coding sequence ATGCCGATGTCCGATAGAGCGGCACGCCTCGCCGCGCTGCTTGCCGCAGCTTCTTCAAGTGCAACAGCCACCGCGCAGACCATTTCGGCGTTCCCCGAACAGACCAGTCATATCCGACTCTCGAACCACGATGTGAACCATCTGGTCTGCGCCGGCGGCGAGATCGAGGACGTACGCTATTCGGCGGAAAAAGGTCTCGCCGTGGAGCGCGGAGGAAGCGACGCCTGGATCAAGTTCCTCGTCCTCGAAACCGAGGACATGGGCCTCAAGACCCGCACTTACGTGACGGCGCCCTCCGAGTTCTTCGTCACCTGTAACGGCGCAGTCTATCCGCTTTATGCCGAACCCTCGGACATTCCGGCCCAGACAGTGAATCTCCTGCCGGGGCAAGTGCAGCGGGCGCGAACCAACGATGCCCTGCTTGCGCCGCTTGTCGAGGAGGAGCGGGCAGTAGGTATCACCCTTGCCGTGCTGCAGGACCGGGTCCCCGCCTCGTTTTCAGAAGTCGCCCCGGCCCGCGAGGCCATCTCGCTGGCAGACGTGCCCGATATTTCGATCACCGAGCGACGGCGCTTCGAAGTCGAGGGCGCTGGCCTCTCGATCAGCGAATACCGCGTGTCCCCGATCCGCACCCAGCGAGCCGTCACCGTGCCCTTTCCCCCCATCATTCTCGATGAACGGGCATTTCTCAGCACACAGTTCGGCGCCGACATCTTCGCCGTCACGCTCGACCGGCTGAATCTCGCCCCGGGCGATGCAGCACGCCTGGTCGTCGTTCGCAGGAGCCAGCAGCCATGA
- the traN gene encoding conjugal transfer protein TraN has protein sequence MHSPAMAQHICAADLDGNGDAADEGEQASCAATIDGQQLCPIEAVDCIADSAGAYSCPAGPQYACHARTAGSTPACSPHACIDLSANPIVEEPAIDDPGIEANGGIDADGNCMGEVQIFSGRGMRCRPPGLSTTFANCCKDKGKIVKDGMGSSVASVGTKIAVAKGVLTGMKAAYTAFKAGATASQAASAGANALIIGIDPTSIAISLAVNFMMEFLLSGCDEQDMEAAMLRASGMCHEIGTYCSSSLLGVCLQKARGSCCFNTKLGRIIQEQGRPQLKAFNDDPWGTAKNPMCRGFTPEEFQALDFSKMDLSEYYSDIEARAQSEIQIDMEERVDAYLKAVGQ, from the coding sequence ATGCACAGCCCCGCGATGGCCCAGCATATCTGCGCTGCCGACCTCGACGGCAATGGCGACGCCGCCGATGAAGGCGAGCAGGCAAGTTGCGCCGCGACGATCGACGGCCAGCAGCTTTGTCCCATCGAAGCGGTCGATTGCATTGCAGATAGCGCCGGGGCCTACAGCTGTCCCGCCGGCCCGCAGTATGCCTGTCATGCCCGAACGGCCGGGAGCACGCCCGCATGCTCGCCGCATGCCTGCATCGACCTTTCCGCCAATCCGATTGTCGAGGAGCCCGCGATCGACGATCCGGGAATAGAGGCCAATGGCGGGATCGATGCCGATGGCAACTGCATGGGCGAAGTCCAGATCTTTTCGGGGCGCGGCATGCGGTGCCGCCCGCCCGGGCTTTCGACAACCTTCGCCAATTGCTGCAAGGACAAGGGCAAGATCGTCAAGGACGGCATGGGCTCTTCTGTCGCGTCGGTCGGAACCAAGATCGCCGTGGCCAAAGGCGTCCTCACCGGCATGAAGGCCGCCTATACCGCCTTCAAGGCGGGCGCGACCGCGAGCCAGGCCGCCAGTGCCGGCGCCAACGCGCTGATCATCGGCATCGACCCGACCTCGATAGCCATCAGCCTCGCCGTCAATTTCATGATGGAATTCCTGCTTTCGGGCTGCGACGAGCAGGACATGGAGGCCGCTATGCTGCGGGCATCCGGGATGTGCCACGAGATCGGCACCTACTGCTCCTCGAGCCTGCTCGGCGTGTGCCTCCAGAAAGCGCGCGGGAGCTGCTGCTTCAACACCAAGCTCGGCCGCATCATCCAGGAACAGGGCCGCCCGCAGCTCAAGGCCTTCAACGATGATCCGTGGGGCACGGCCAAGAACCCGATGTGCCGCGGCTTCACGCCCGAAGAGTTTCAAGCGCTCGATTTCAGCAAGATGGACCTCTCCGAATACTATTCGGACATCGAGGCCCGCGCCCAATCCGAGATCCAGATCGATATGGAGGAACGCGTCGATGCCTATCTCAAGGCCGTTGGCCAGTAG
- a CDS encoding TraE/TraK family type IV conjugative transfer system protein, translating into MIGDMRPSWHLHRYLQGSANLFEENRLLKVCVLGLFGITSVLGGVIYTTSQNQRTVIVPFGAGGDLYVTGNRPSAAYLKTMTFNIVALAGTYSAYSADRQFQELLSLVHPSTYNAVRDSLSKLLGELSTNPTLSIATYIRSDQPVTWTSSEIVVPVEKVRVIGGVIRKFRGNLRIRYAIENGRFWLVALQEENFDADVR; encoded by the coding sequence ATGATCGGCGACATGCGCCCGAGCTGGCACCTGCACCGCTATCTGCAGGGCTCGGCCAACCTTTTCGAGGAGAACCGGCTGCTCAAGGTCTGCGTGCTTGGCCTGTTCGGCATCACTTCGGTGCTGGGCGGCGTGATCTACACGACGAGCCAGAACCAGCGCACGGTGATCGTTCCGTTTGGCGCCGGCGGCGACCTCTATGTGACCGGCAACAGGCCTTCGGCCGCATACCTGAAGACGATGACCTTCAATATCGTAGCGCTGGCCGGAACCTATTCCGCCTACTCCGCCGACCGGCAATTCCAGGAACTGCTGAGCCTCGTTCACCCCAGCACCTACAACGCCGTTCGCGATAGCCTGAGCAAGCTCCTGGGCGAACTCTCGACCAACCCCACGCTGTCGATCGCCACCTACATACGCTCGGATCAACCCGTCACCTGGACCTCCAGCGAGATCGTAGTGCCGGTCGAAAAGGTCCGCGTGATCGGCGGCGTCATCCGCAAATTCCGCGGGAATCTGCGCATTCGCTACGCGATCGAGAACGGCCGCTTCTGGCTCGTCGCCCTTCAGGAGGAGAACTTCGATGCCGATGTCCGATAG
- a CDS encoding conjugal transfer protein TraW → MTEAASPTGAPTPSSKIGRTWPIIEPDALAEIEAKTATLPADMSKAFGPRQNWSALKAAELPSATSNRVRSVVPFYTLDFDITLPDGKTLYPKGFTFNPLTYVNLPQRLVVVHPGELDWALRTARPTDFILLAAQNGMNGDAIGLSEKSGRAIFILEERVKERLGLTSAPVIVAQAGTRLVLTEYGPESLQTSKETRP, encoded by the coding sequence ATGACAGAGGCAGCGTCACCAACGGGGGCCCCGACGCCATCGAGCAAGATCGGGCGTACCTGGCCGATCATCGAACCCGATGCCCTGGCCGAAATCGAGGCGAAGACAGCAACGCTTCCTGCCGACATGAGCAAGGCCTTCGGCCCGCGTCAAAATTGGAGCGCACTCAAGGCCGCAGAGTTGCCGTCTGCAACCAGTAACCGGGTGCGCAGCGTGGTTCCCTTCTACACGCTCGATTTCGACATCACGCTGCCGGACGGCAAGACCCTCTACCCTAAGGGCTTCACATTCAACCCGCTCACGTATGTGAACCTGCCCCAGCGCCTGGTGGTCGTCCATCCCGGCGAGCTTGACTGGGCGCTCAGAACCGCACGGCCGACCGACTTCATTCTGCTGGCCGCACAAAACGGAATGAACGGCGATGCCATCGGCCTCTCGGAGAAGTCAGGAAGGGCGATCTTCATTCTGGAAGAGCGGGTGAAGGAGCGTCTCGGCCTCACATCGGCGCCGGTCATCGTCGCCCAGGCCGGCACCCGCCTCGTGCTCACCGAATACGGCCCGGAAAGCCTGCAAACATCGAAGGAGACACGTCCGTGA